Part of the Chitinophagaceae bacterium genome, AGTAAGTCCGGAGCTGCTGAAGCTTGTGGTCTCTGGAATTCTCGTGATTTTTCCGGATTAGGACTAAGCAATATCATGATGATAGCAGTAGTAGCTACTGCACATCAATTAAACATAAAAACCTTATTTGGAATAACTTCAGACCACACTGAACCACTTTTTAGAAGTTTTGGATATCGTGTAATAAGATCAATTGGTTCAAACGGAAACTTTTCATACCCCACCCCTAAATATCTTTCGCGTGTAATTAAGATGAATAGTAAAACTTTATCTTCTGCAAATCCGTATAACCGAAGAAATATTTTATCTCTCAGACAAAACCCAAAGCAAAAAATGATAATATCAAATTCAAAAGTTAAAATTAATGTTGAATTTGATATTACACTAAGTATGGCGACTTCATCCATTTAGGATTTACTGTTTTACGGTTTTAAAAAGAGATTTTGAAACATCTTAAATAATGAAAAAGATTTTATTAGTACTTACATTATTATTCAATTTTTTATCCTACTCTGAATCAAAAACAATTGTAGAAGTAAATAATGATGATTATTCTATAAACGTTAGTAGTTCTCTTTATATAAAAGTTGATAAAGAAAATGAATTCAGTTTTGATGACATTAAAAATTCTAATAATTTTGTCTTAACTGATGAGAAAATTCCTAACCTTGGGATATCCCGTTATTCTCTTTGGGTAAAATTTCATTTAAAAAATAATACCTCAACTGAAAACTTATTACTAAGTCTTCCTTACCCAATTTTAGATTATGTGGTGTTATATCAAGAGATTGATGGAGAATATCAAATTCAAAAATTAGGAGAATATGTTCCTATAACCGAAAGAGAGTATAAACATCAAAATTTCATTTTTGATATTCATCAAAAAATAGGCTCTGTTTCAACATACTATATCAATATTAAAAGTAGTGAACAAGTAATGTTACCATTAACTGTTGGCACCTCAAAAGCTATTTTTCTCGAAAATGCAGGAATAGAAATAATAAATGGTGTTTACTTTGGATTAGTATTAGTAATGATATTTTACAATCTATTTATCTTTTTCTCTGTAAAAGACAATAATTACATTAAATATGTTGGATATATTATATTAATAGGACTTACTCAAGCTAGTGATCAGGGGTACACATATCGATTAATTTGGCCAAATTACCCGGAATTTGCTGGTTTTATGGTTACTACTTTTCCGGTTCTAGTTGGTGTAGCTGCAATGCTCTTCATGAGAAGCTTCTTAAACACAAAACAACACTTACCAAAATCTGAAATAATTCTTTTTTTCCTTATTGGAATGTACTCTACTTCTATTTTTTTTAATTTAATTGGTTATCCTCAAGAGGGTTATAAACTGCTTCAAATTACAGCAATCATTGTTTCTATCTTTATGTTTGTAGTTGCCTTTAAGATTATGAAAAAAGGATATAAATCTGCCAAATTTTTCCTATTGGCCTGGTCTGCTTTTTTAATAAGTGTGTGTGTATTTATTATGAAAGATTTTGGCATTTTACCATATAATAATTTTACAAAATTTAGTTTACACATTGGTTCAGGAATCGAAATGATACTTCTTTCTTTTGCACTTGCAGACAAGATAAATATCATGAAAAAAGAAAAAGAGGAGTCTCAGGCAAGGACATTAGAAGCTTTAAAAGAAAATCAGCGAATAGTAAAAGAGCAGAATATTGTATTGGAGCACAAAGTAAAAGAACGTACCGGTGAGTTGGAAAAGTCAAATTTAAATTTAAGTAAAACACTGACAGACCTTAAAGAAACTCAAGCCCAGCTCTTAGATTCAGAAAAAATGGCTTCTTTAGGACAGTTAACTGCCGGAGTTGCTCATGAAATCAATAACCCAATAAATTTTGTCACTTCCAATATCAACCCATTAAAAAAGGACATTAATGACATTGTTGAGCTCATTCATTTATATGATTCACTTAAAAATGAAGAAGCAGAAAACATACCACAAAAACTAAAAGAAATTAAAGAGTTTGAAGATGATATTGAAGTAGAATTCTTACTCGAAGAAATAAATATGCTTTTAAAAGGTATGGAAGAGGGCGCAACTCGTACGGCTGAAATCGTGAAAAGTCTTAGAACATTCTCAAGGCTTGACGAGTCAAATTTAAAGAATTCTGACATAAATGAATCTTTGGAGTCAACTTTATTACTTTTAAAGAGTTCTTTTGGTGATAAAATTGTAATTAATAAAAATTATTCCGAACTTGAGCCGATAGAATGTTACGCTGGCAAACTTAATCAGCTGTTTATGAACATTTTAAACAATGGAATTCAGGCTGTAAATGAAAAAAAATATAGTGGAGATGAGCAACCGACAATTGCTTTGAAAACTGAAAAGGTTGATGACTACGTCTTAATTAGCATAGCAGATAACGGTATAGGAATGGATGAAAACACTAAAAAGAAAATTTACGACCCTTTCTTTACTACTAAAGATGTTGGAAAAGGAACCGGATTAGGCATGTCTATTGTTTACAACATTATTGAAAAGCATGAAGGTATGATTGATCTCATAAGTGAACCGGGAAAAGGAACAGAATTTCGAATTTTTATTCCCAGAATGCACGATAAAGAAAATGAAGACACTAAAAAAAGCGAAGCATATTTACAGTTAAAACAAAAAAGAAAAGAAAAACTACGTGAAATCGTAAAAAAGAAGACAACCACCTAAAACCCAAAAATGAAACCTGAGAAAGCGAAGATACTTTATGTAGATGACGAAGTAAATAACTTAATTAGCTTTAAAGCAGCCTTCAGAAGAGACTTCGATATAACTACAGCAGAATCCGGTCACGAAGCGCTCAAAATACTTAAAAATGATACCTTTAAGGTTATCATCAGTGATCAACGTATGCCCAATATGATGGGTGTAGACTTTTTTAAAGAAGTCTTAAAAAATGGCAATAAAGCTGTTCGAATTTTACTTACCGGATATGCAGACATCAGTGATGTGATTGCTGCCGTAAACCAGGGCCACATTTTTAGCTATGTCTCTAAACCCTGGCAGGAAGAAGATCTGAGAATAATTATTAATAATGCAATCAGATATTATAACACTGAAAATGAATTAGCAGAACGTAACATTGAACTTGAAAAGGCGTATAAAGAGCTAGAGAAGTTTGTATATAGTGCCTCTCATGACTTGAGAGCCCCATTAGCTTCAGTTTCCGGACTGATTAAGTTGGTGAAAATGGAAAATCAGAACCCAAGCAGTGCTGATTATCTCGAAAAGATTGAAGGTAGTATAGACAGACTCGAAAAGTTCATTGAAAATATCATTAGCTACTACAGAAGTGCTAAAATGGAAGAAAAAGTAGAGATAGTCGATTTTGAAACATTAATCGACGAGACGCTCGAAATTTTCAGATATTTTGAAAATGCTTCTGAAATAGAGTTTGTTAAAAAAATCAATGTTTCCGGCAATAAAGAGTTTAAGAGCGATGAAGACAGGATTAAAATTGTAATCAATAATCTTATTTCTAATGCTATTAAATATCAGGAGCCGCAAAGAGAAAATAAAAAAATTGAAATTGATGTTACGGTTAATGAAGATTTTGCAGAGATTAATATTTCAGACAATGGTATTGGTATTAATGAGAAAAGTTTAGAAGAGATTTTTACTATGTTTTACAGATCTACTGCCCGAAATTCCGGTTCAGGTATTGGATTATACATAGTGAAAGAAACAATAAACAAAATGAATGGTGAAATTTCCGTTCAAAGTAAATTTGGAGAAGGAACAACTTTTAAAGTTAAAATTCCTAATCTTAATAAAGTATAAAAAAACCGTGTAGAATGAGCAACCTAAATAAAAATATGCCTCTGGTGATGCTTATCGATGATAATGAAATCGACTTATTTCTAAACAAAAAGTTTTTGGAAGTCGCTCATATCAGTAATAATGTTATTTCTTTTAGTCACGCAGAAAAAGCATTACAATATTTAACTCAACAAAAAGACAATTTGTATGAATTGCCTGATATAATCTTACTGGATATTCAAATGCCTGAAATGAATGGTTTTGAGTTCCTGGAAAAATTTAATGCATTTTCAGATAAAGTTAAGCGGAAAACTTCTGTAATTATGCTGTCATCTACTATTGATCCGATTGATATTAAAAGAGCTAAAGACTATTCTTTTTTAATCGATATACTTACCAAGCCCCTTAACCCTCCGGTTCTTAAAGAAATTTTAAAAAAAGAGTTAAAACTGAATGCTGCATAATCTCTTTTTTAAACGACACCATCATTTAACATTGATTCAGCTATTCGCTTAAAAGCATACTTTATTGCTCCTTTTTCATAATTCACGTAATTCTTTTCCTGACCTTCAGAAATACATTTTTCATGTATGTTTTCCATCGTTTCCTTTAACAACTTATCTACTTTTTTTGTACCCCAATTCTGAAAAGTTGCATTTTGTGTAATCTCTAAGCCGGAAACATATACACCTCCGGTGTTTGCAGCAATATCCGGCACAAACAAAACCTTTTTTTTCTGAAATAAATCTATCGCTTCTGAGCTACAAGGCATATTTGCACCCTCAGCAACTATCCGAATGCCGTTTTCAATCAACTTTTTAGCATCTGATTCATCTAATTCATTCTCTGTAGCACAAGGTAAAGCAATATCAGCTTCAAAATCCCAGGGCTTCTTTCCTTTTTTATATTCAAAATCTCCGGAAGCTGCTATCTTTTCCAAAGACAACTTTTCAACTAACTTTTGTTTCTTTATTTTTTCTAAATCTTTTTTTGTAAAACCTTTTTTAGAATAAATTACACCCCCTGAATCAGAAAGGCTAAGCACTTTTCCCTTAAATTCCAATATTTTTTCCGCAGCATGTAAAGAAACATTTCCGGCACCGGATAACAAACATTTTTTATCTTTCCAGTCCTCCCCCATTTTTTCAAGCATGGCATTTACAAAATAAATTAACCCATATCCTGTAGCCTCAGTTCTTAGCTTACTTCCTCCGTTTTCTACAGATTTTCCGGTCATAGTACCGGTGAATACATTATTAATTTTACGATAATAAGCATACATATATCCTATCTCACGACTCCCTACACCCATATCTCCGGCGGGTACATCTGTCAACTGACCAATATAGCGATGCATCTCTAACATAAAACTCTGACAAAACTGCATCATTTCATTGTCTGACAAATTTTTCGGATCCAGGTCTGCTCCTCCCTTTCCGGCTCCCAAAGGAAGCCCGGTTAAGCAATTTTTAAAAATCTGTTTAAAAGCCAAAAACATAAAAGTGTCTTCATCTACATCTTTATTAAAACGAAGACCTCCCTTATATGGTCCCAGATTGCTGTTCATTTGAACCCTGTAACCTCTGTTGACTCTAACTTTTCCTTTATCATCAACCCAGTTGATTCTAAACTTAATACTCCTTTCCGGAATAATCAGGCGTTCTAAAATAAGATTCTTTTTGTATAAATCACTTGAGTTTAAAACCGATTCCAAATAAGGTAAATATTTACTGAAACTTTGTCTATACTTCGGTGAGTCAGGGTATTTTGAATCAAAATACTTAAGTAGTGAATTGCTTTTACTCATATCATTCTTATATATTTAATAAATAGTTGTATTATACAAACCCCTTATGATTAAAATTGTTTAAAAGAGTAGTACAGCTTGTATAAAAGCAGAGAGACCAATACACAAATTTAAAATTTCATGGGAGAAAAGCCAGAGGAAAGCTTGAAGTATAAAGTTTGAGGGGGGGATGATGGAAAATGTAAGGGAGAATTCTTAGACCTTTACTGCCACTCAGAGGAGTAACAAATGCTTCATCTTTAAGTCTCCATCGCGTCTAAATAATTCTCCAAACTTTTTTTCCGGTAGCAGCCCCAGCGTGAGGGATAGTAGCGGAAAGCCCGCAGCGACGGAGGAGTGAGGACTTGGAGCGAATAGCACGACCCGGAGGGGCACGCCCAAATACTCTTTCTACATAATATTTAACTTAAAAGCCTTTCTACACAAAGAAGTATACCCATATCAGTACTGAGATTATGGAAACTATAGGAGCAATCAATATTAGAAAGATACCTCCCGGACGAAACTCTTTTTGTTCAATCAATCCTGTCGCATAAGAAATGGCATTAGAAGGGGTAGAAACCGGCAAAAGCAAGGCACAAGAACAGCTAAGGGCTACTATGACCGGAACGGAAATTCCCCATACGGCAGGCAGTGTTATGGCAAGCGGAATTAATATAGATGAGGCGGCAGTATTACTCATTACATTTGATACAAGCACAGCTATATAGGCAAACATCACAGCAATTACAAATGTCGGGATATCCATACTTTTAACTTCTTGCATAATGATCTCCGCAAGTCCAACCTGTACCAGCGCAATACCTAAT contains:
- a CDS encoding GHKL domain-containing protein, producing the protein MKKILLVLTLLFNFLSYSESKTIVEVNNDDYSINVSSSLYIKVDKENEFSFDDIKNSNNFVLTDEKIPNLGISRYSLWVKFHLKNNTSTENLLLSLPYPILDYVVLYQEIDGEYQIQKLGEYVPITEREYKHQNFIFDIHQKIGSVSTYYINIKSSEQVMLPLTVGTSKAIFLENAGIEIINGVYFGLVLVMIFYNLFIFFSVKDNNYIKYVGYIILIGLTQASDQGYTYRLIWPNYPEFAGFMVTTFPVLVGVAAMLFMRSFLNTKQHLPKSEIILFFLIGMYSTSIFFNLIGYPQEGYKLLQITAIIVSIFMFVVAFKIMKKGYKSAKFFLLAWSAFLISVCVFIMKDFGILPYNNFTKFSLHIGSGIEMILLSFALADKINIMKKEKEESQARTLEALKENQRIVKEQNIVLEHKVKERTGELEKSNLNLSKTLTDLKETQAQLLDSEKMASLGQLTAGVAHEINNPINFVTSNINPLKKDINDIVELIHLYDSLKNEEAENIPQKLKEIKEFEDDIEVEFLLEEINMLLKGMEEGATRTAEIVKSLRTFSRLDESNLKNSDINESLESTLLLLKSSFGDKIVINKNYSELEPIECYAGKLNQLFMNILNNGIQAVNEKKYSGDEQPTIALKTEKVDDYVLISIADNGIGMDENTKKKIYDPFFTTKDVGKGTGLGMSIVYNIIEKHEGMIDLISEPGKGTEFRIFIPRMHDKENEDTKKSEAYLQLKQKRKEKLREIVKKKTTT
- a CDS encoding hybrid sensor histidine kinase/response regulator, whose protein sequence is MKPEKAKILYVDDEVNNLISFKAAFRRDFDITTAESGHEALKILKNDTFKVIISDQRMPNMMGVDFFKEVLKNGNKAVRILLTGYADISDVIAAVNQGHIFSYVSKPWQEEDLRIIINNAIRYYNTENELAERNIELEKAYKELEKFVYSASHDLRAPLASVSGLIKLVKMENQNPSSADYLEKIEGSIDRLEKFIENIISYYRSAKMEEKVEIVDFETLIDETLEIFRYFENASEIEFVKKINVSGNKEFKSDEDRIKIVINNLISNAIKYQEPQRENKKIEIDVTVNEDFAEINISDNGIGINEKSLEEIFTMFYRSTARNSGSGIGLYIVKETINKMNGEISVQSKFGEGTTFKVKIPNLNKV
- a CDS encoding response regulator; its protein translation is MPLVMLIDDNEIDLFLNKKFLEVAHISNNVISFSHAEKALQYLTQQKDNLYELPDIILLDIQMPEMNGFEFLEKFNAFSDKVKRKTSVIMLSSTIDPIDIKRAKDYSFLIDILTKPLNPPVLKEILKKELKLNAA
- a CDS encoding NADP-specific glutamate dehydrogenase, whose translation is MSKSNSLLKYFDSKYPDSPKYRQSFSKYLPYLESVLNSSDLYKKNLILERLIIPERSIKFRINWVDDKGKVRVNRGYRVQMNSNLGPYKGGLRFNKDVDEDTFMFLAFKQIFKNCLTGLPLGAGKGGADLDPKNLSDNEMMQFCQSFMLEMHRYIGQLTDVPAGDMGVGSREIGYMYAYYRKINNVFTGTMTGKSVENGGSKLRTEATGYGLIYFVNAMLEKMGEDWKDKKCLLSGAGNVSLHAAEKILEFKGKVLSLSDSGGVIYSKKGFTKKDLEKIKKQKLVEKLSLEKIAASGDFEYKKGKKPWDFEADIALPCATENELDESDAKKLIENGIRIVAEGANMPCSSEAIDLFQKKKVLFVPDIAANTGGVYVSGLEITQNATFQNWGTKKVDKLLKETMENIHEKCISEGQEKNYVNYEKGAIKYAFKRIAESMLNDGVV